The window GCCGAGCAGCGTGTAATCGGCGAGAAAAGAGATGTCGGTCATCTCCGGGTTGACTTCAATCACCCGCGCGCCCGCCTGCTTGGCGGCAACCGGCAACCCCGCCGCCGGGTAGACCACCGCCGATGTGCCGATGACAAAGAAGAGGTCGGCGCGGCGGGCGGCTTCTTCGGCGCGCTCGAAGATGCCTTCGGGGAGCAGCTCACCGAACAGCACCACGTCGGGCCGCGCCGCGGAGCCGCAGACCAGGCAGAGTGGCACGTCTTCGAGCGGCGTCTCGCGGGCTTCAAAGGTCGAAGCGCAACGCAGGCAACGCGCCCGCCAGATATTGCCGTGGACTTCGAGCAGGTTGAGGCTGCCGGCAGCGCGGTGCAGGTCGTCAATGTTTTGGGTAATCAGCGTGAACTCCTCAAAGCGCCGCTCCCATTCGGCCAGCGCGTAGTGGCCGGCGTTCGGTCGAACTTCGGTGAGCAAGCCGCGCCGGTAATCGAACCACTCCCAGACGAGCTTCGGGTCGGTGCGCATCAATTCGGCGGAAGATAATTCGGTGACGGGCCGCCCGCGCCACGTCCAGATTTCCGCCCCGCCGCCACCGCGAAACGTCGGCACGCCGCTCTCGGCAGAGATGCCCGCGCCCGTCAGCACGGCGACCCTGCGCGCCCCGTCGAACATCATCCGCAGCTCGTCTGT is drawn from Blastocatellia bacterium and contains these coding sequences:
- a CDS encoding NAD-dependent deacylase — translated: MVLSEVTDELRMMFDGARRVAVLTGAGISAESGVPTFRGGGGAEIWTWRGRPVTELSSAELMRTDPKLVWEWFDYRRGLLTEVRPNAGHYALAEWERRFEEFTLITQNIDDLHRAAGSLNLLEVHGNIWRARCLRCASTFEARETPLEDVPLCLVCGSAARPDVVLFGELLPEGIFERAEEAARRADLFFVIGTSAVVYPAAGLPVAAKQAGARVIEVNPEMTDISFLADYTLLGKAGEILPRFLKERG